A genomic stretch from Solanum stenotomum isolate F172 chromosome 8, ASM1918654v1, whole genome shotgun sequence includes:
- the LOC125874895 gene encoding uncharacterized protein LOC125874895: MLPDRWALLLEHWSTDEKFKKRSEIGKMARASEKGGSLHTDGAISQVTRKERMEKELGRPVAVAEMFKVTHVKKSTNPTEEERWIEPRAQETYVYTNISGIS, encoded by the exons ATGTTACCGGATCGATGGGCTCTGTTACTGGAACATTGGAGTActgatgaaaaatttaaaaagaggagTGAGATTGGAAAGATGGCTCGCGCATCAGAAAAGGGAGGCTCTTTGCACACTGATGGAGCTATTAGCCAGGTTACTAGGAAGGAAAGAATG GAAAAAGAGTTGGGTAGGCCGGTAGCTGTAGCAGAGATGTTCAAGGTTACTCACGTTAAGAAGAGTACGAACCCcacagaagaagaaagatggattGAGCCACGTGCTCAAGAGACATAT GTATATACGAATATCTCAGGAATATCGTAG